DNA sequence from the Oncorhynchus kisutch isolate 150728-3 unplaced genomic scaffold, Okis_V2 Okis07a-Okis12b_hom, whole genome shotgun sequence genome:
ggaTGGTGAAGACCGGGGCTGCAGACTgctctagtgccctcaccaattctTTGATATATATGAAGAGGGAGGGtattaagctgcatccctgtctctctctctctcgctaccacacacacacacacacacgcacacacacacacacacacctgatcgtCTTCGCTCTTGATGACCACCAGGTGTGCTCCTCTATCTCTGCAGTCCTGTCTGCTCTCCTCCCAGGATTTTTCCTCAGTAGAGACGTAGTAACAACTGCTACCAAGCTTCTTCCATCCTCGAGGACACACTATAAGTTGAACATTTCCTGCTTTAGTCACTTTAATACAACAATTAATTAAGTATCAAGCAAACACTCAATGAAGACAGGAACTAACTAAATGGACAGTTTGGAAGTCGTAGTTTGTTTCTCACATTTTCATTTAATGTCATTTGAATTGCCTGTTTGTAAGTGACATGTGAACTGATACAGAGACTGTCAAACAGAACAGTCATGAGACAATTTGACTCACCTTTCTCAACTATAGACTGTTTCAGacgttctgtctctttctgtagctggtctctctctttggtcagggtgttgtaactggtctgtagctggtctctctctttggtcagggtgttgtaactggtctgtagctggtctctctctttggtcAGGTTGTTTCCGCTGGACTgtacctggtctctctctttggtcAGGGTGTTGGAACTGGTCAATTGGTTTCTCTCTGCGAAACAATACGACCAATGAACAAGGTAACAGTGAAATATGGTTTACCTTCTGAATGGAATTGACtggaatgtaaatgtaatttatcCCTGATCATTACACCACTGATGATGAAGAATGTTTGAGTGAGAACATATCAAACTCACGGTAGAGAAACAGGCCTATGATCCCAGCCAGTAGGAGAACACACAGCAGTCCCAGACACATTGCAGCAGCTCCAGAGTATCTCTTCCACCACTGACAAGACACTGAAGCACAAATTATTACCATAAAAACTTGCTGTATTTGTTTCTAATTTTGTGTCCATTTGCTGTTTGAATCACTGAGGGAAATACACAAGATTGACAAGGGACAGAACACCAGAACTGAGTTCCAGAACCTCACGTATTCTACTGCTTGACTTCCAGAACCTCTAACAGAATATTGGCTTATTGAGTTCAGGCACCCAAAATGATTGCCGGCACCTATTTCATTCTAAATCATACTTAATTTGTTAtttgcttcgtaaacaacagacttttctaacaatgcagagttaaagatacaaCATTGAAAATAGTgacacaataaataaatacacagtgaataaacaAAGAAGAATAACAAGTCAAAATAAcattgcatttggaaagttttcaaACCTCTTGtctatttttgacttttgacttttgacttcttatgaaatcatattgcaaatggacaaaacatatgccttatgcgcaagttacaaaaataaaaattatgACAATAAATAGATAAAATAtgataataaaattggacaaaagtatattcatacagttcttacacatgtgtaattgacaaaaaaaatcaaaataatttcgaaaaacggtccagaaagcacttttttgggggggtgatacgtttttgaaaaaaaaatcgctttttcaaaatgttgcttttggatgttgacttgtgttgcattttgcaatatgaaaaaccacggtggagcgcGCTCGCAACCTGTTGGATTTGGAAAGTGTTACacctggcatttgccatatggcatttgcaatcaactttgaacGAAACAACGCCGTGTATGTGTATGGTTTGTCCAGTGTCAATGACTTTCTAttaatttttgtccatttcaggggggttACATGACTACAGAGAAAGTGGAAAGTTTTCCTCTTGaacttttttacattttgttacgttacagacttattctaaaagggattcaattgttttttccctgaTCCATAAAAAttatcttcatcaatctacacacagagCCTTTCTGGTACAATGTTCACTAGTATTCGAGCAACAGCCCAACTCTTATGCTAGTGAACGGGTCAAGATTTCCTTCCTGACTGGGTGCCTCCGTGCAGCTCGGCTCGTCTCTCTCCAGAGGAGAGGCAGCGGTGAATCAGCACTAGAACCTGCCTATACTGGGGCCAGGTTGGTCACTTTGTCTCCACTTGTTCCCTGGGGGAGTTACGTACGGACCCCACCAAGACATGGCAGTCACAGAGTGGCCTACGCCCTCTAACCTGAAGCAGATATAGCATTTCCTGGGGTTTGCCAATTTTTACAGACGTTTCATCCTCAACTACAGCCGTCTGGCAGCACCTGTCACGActctcacctccccctccactccgTTCCACTGGACCCCTCAACTACAGTCGTCtggcagcacctctcaccactctcACCTCCCCCTCACTCCGTTCCACTGGACCCCTCAACTACAGTCGTCTGGCAGCACCTGTCACCActctcacctccccctccactccgTTCCATTGGACCcctcaactatatatatatatatataaaataaaaatctgaaatgtctttattcaatAAGTCTTTAACCTAAATAAGCTCATGAATCATTTGCTTAACATgttacataataagttgcaatGAATCCCATTGTGTGCAATTATAGTGATTAACCCTCTAGAGTCtaagccgggggtggtgggggagggtctgagccgtgggagatgggagggtctaagccgggggagtgggggagggtctgagccgtgggagatgggggagggtctaagccgggggagatgggagggtctaagccgggggtgttgtgggatggtctgagccgtgggagatgggagggtctgagccgggggtggtgggggagggtttAAGCCGGGGTTGTTGGGGGAGGGTCTgagctgtggagatgggagggtctaagccgggggtggtgggggagggtctgagccgtgggagatgggagggtctaagccgggggtggtgtgggagggtctaagccgggggtggtgggggagggtctgagccgtgggagatgggagggtctaagccgggggtggtgggggagggtctaagccgggggtggtgggggagggtctgagccaTGGGAGATGGAGGGTCTAAGCCGGGGGTGgtgggagggtctgagccgggggtggtgggggagggtctgagccgtgggagatgggagggtctaagccgggggtggtgggggagggtctaagccgggggtggtgggggagggtctgagccaTGGGAGATGGAGGGTCTAAGCCGGGGGTGgtgggagggtctgagccgggggtggtgggggagggtctacgccgggggtggtgggggagggtctaaGCCGGGGGTGGTGGGAGGGTCTAAgctgggggtggtgggggagggtctgagccgggggtggtgggggagggtctgagccgggtgtggtgggggagggtctgagccgggggtggtgggggagggtctgagccgtgggagatgggagggtctaagccgggggtggtgggggagggtttGAGCCATGGGAGATGGGAGGGTCTAAGCcgggggagtgggggagggtctgagccgtggGAGATGGAAGAGTCTAAgctgggggtggtgggggagggtttgagctttgggagatgggagggtctaagccgtgggagatgggagggtctaagccgggggtggtgggggagggtctgagccgtgggagatgggagggtctaagccgggggtggtgggggagggtctgagccgtgggagatgggagggtctaagccgggggtggtgggggagggtttgagccgtgggagatgggagggtctAAGCCGGGGTCGGTGGGGGAGGGTCTAAGCcgggggagtgggggagggtcTAAGCCGGGGGAGTGGCGGAGGGTTTGAGCCGTGGGAGATGGAAGGGTCtaagccgggggtggtgggggagggtctgagccgggggtggtgggggggtctaagccgggggagtggaggagggtctgagccgtgggagatgggagggtctaagccgggggtggtgggggagggtctgagctttgggagatgggagggtctaagccgggggtggtgggggagggtctgagccgtgggagatgggagggtctaagccgggggtggtgggggagggtttgagccgtgggagatgggagggtctaagccgggggtggtgggggagggtctgagccgtgggagatgggagggtctaagccgagggagagtgggggagggtctgagccgtgggagatgggagggtctaagccgggggtggtgggggagggtctaagccgggggagtgagggagggtcTAAGCCGGGGGAGTGGCGGAGGGTCTGAGCCGTGAGAGATGGGAGGGTCTAAGCCAGGGGTGGTgtgggagggtctgagccgggggtggtgggggagggtctaagccgggggtggtgggggagggtctgagccggggtggtgggggagggtctgagccggggtggtgggagggtctaagccggggtggtgggggagggtctgagccggggtgttgggagggtctaagccgggggtggtgggggagggtctgagccaggggtggtgggggagggtctgagctGGGGTGTTGGGAGGGTCtaagccgggggtggtgggggagggtctgagccaggggtggtgggggagggtctgagccgtgggagatgggagggtttgagccgtgggagatgggagggtctaagccgggggtggtgggggagggtctgagccgtgagagatgggagggtttgagccgtgggagatgggagggtctaagccggggtggtgggggagggtctaagccgggggagtgagggagggtcTAAGCCGGGGGAGTGGCGGAGGGTCTGAGCCGTGAGAGATGGGAGGGTCTAAGCCAGGGGTGGTgtgggagggtctgagccgggggtggtgggggagggtctaaGCCGGGGGTTGTGagggagggtctgagccgggggtggtgggggagggtctgagccgggggtggtgggggagggtctgagccgggggtggtgggggagggtctgagccgggggtggtgggagggtctgagccgggggtggtgggagggtctgagccggggatggtgggggagggtctgagccgggggtggtgtgggagggtctgagccgggggtggtgggggagggtctgagccgggggtggtgggggagggtctgagccgggggTGGTGGAACAACACTACGTGGAACAACAGATTgtcattactgctattagccgatagaaacacattgaataacagatagtcattactgctattagccaatagaaacacattgaataacagatagtccttactgctattagccaatagaaacacattgaataacagatagtcattactgctattagccaatagaaacacattgaatttcAGATTCACTACGTGGAACAACAGATTgtcattactgctattagccaatagaaacacattgaataacagattcactagaTCGTCATTACTGCTCTTAGCCAATAGAAACATATGGAACAACAGATCGTCCCCAGAAATATCagaaggaagtttgttctgaagtgccTGTCCTCTATCTGAGAGGTActagaaagatcaggaaacattttatacattttttgcaTGTATTTATCCCCTTATATTAGGCAATAAATTATCTCCATATATACGTccactaaatatatatatatatatatacttccattaacttttttttttgtggtACTGGGGACCTTCAGAGTCGTGTGAGGCTTGTGGACGTCCTAAATGGAGAACCCATCacgtttgtgagagtctcatctttcaatAAAGCATAATAGTTTGTAGATCATAATAGTTCGGACGCTACGTAAGATTTTTTTTGAAAAGACCGAtgttcaggatgtctcatggtctgacaaacatccttctagctctgccaccttccaacACAGATGCGGAAGGGTGAtatctgaggatggatcaacattgtagttactccacaatactaacctacctgacagactgaaAAGGTAGCTTGCACAGAaaaaatatattccaaaacatgtatcctgttagcaacaaggcactaaagtaatactgcaacaaatgtggcgaagcaattcactttttgtactGAGGGAGGCAATTCAACacgacacatcactgagtacttcTCTCAATATTGTTTTGAAGACACTATGttttggtggctgcatcatgttatcagtATGCTTGTAAtttttaaggactggggagtttttcaggataaaataaAATCCTAGaattgagctaagcacaggaaatatcctagaagaaaacctgtttcagtctgctttccaccagacaacctacaacacaaggccacatctacactggagtttgCAAAGTTACAGTTGTGATTGAAATCTGCTTGCAAACCTATTGTAAGACAAATTCAAAATGGTTGCCAACCAATGATccacaaccaatttgacagagcttgaagaattttgaaaataataaatgggcaaatattgtacaatccaggtgtacaaagatcttagagacttacccagagactcacagctgtaattgctgccaacggtgattctaacatgtattgacttgggtgtgaatatttatgtaaatgagaaatgtgcgtgtgtgtgtgtcagtgtctagCACTACACCAGGTTAACTGTTACCTGAATGTTGATCACCAACCTTCTTGCAGGGCATGATGGGTCTTTCGTTGttgtatatttgatcattaaTATC
Encoded proteins:
- the LOC109887429 gene encoding CD209 antigen-like protein E isoform X4: MSEEIYENCDVFSGKKINKIETMDINDQIYNNERPIMPCKKVGDQHSVSCQWWKRYSGAAAMCLGLLCVLLLAGIIGLFLYQRNQLTSSNTLTKERDQVQSSGNNLTKERDQLQTSYNTLTKERDQLQTSYNTLTKERDQLQKETERLKQSIVEKVCPRGWKKLGSSCYYVSTEEKSWEESRQDCRDRGAHLVVIKSEDDQTFVNWLCGVKNYVWIGLTDSVTEGTWKWVDDTPLTTKYWNSGEPNGGGAENCVYFYSWSSDTGAWWDYDCSYQYRWICEK